In Pseudomonadota bacterium, a single genomic region encodes these proteins:
- a CDS encoding branched-chain amino acid ABC transporter permease — protein MDFNTLIAQFVSGLSVAMLLFLVASGLTLIFGVVNVLNFAHGSFYLLGTYFTYQLMQMFNNFWVGLLVGVIGAGIVGMVIEVLFLRRIYGRDQEGAFQLLMTYAFILIIDDVVKFIWGPEYKTIPKPDALMGSLNIGTTVVPTYNVFIIVVGLLVVLFAWYFLTKTDKGKMVRASSLDRNMLGLLGTNVPMIMTLVFGVATAMGGLAGILAAPLRTVTPGAGVEVIIDSMIVVVIGGFGNFWGALLGALIIGEVLSFGILWMPELATVLTFIVMIIVLIVKPEGLLAKKMVGRK, from the coding sequence ATGGACTTTAATACATTAATTGCACAGTTTGTTAGTGGTCTTTCTGTTGCCATGTTGTTATTTCTCGTCGCAAGCGGTCTTACACTCATATTCGGAGTGGTAAACGTCCTGAACTTCGCACATGGTTCCTTCTATCTTCTGGGCACATATTTTACCTACCAGCTTATGCAGATGTTCAACAATTTCTGGGTAGGGCTTCTAGTTGGTGTTATAGGTGCGGGGATAGTAGGGATGGTGATCGAAGTTCTTTTCCTCAGGCGTATTTACGGGAGGGACCAGGAAGGCGCTTTCCAATTGCTCATGACATACGCATTCATACTCATCATTGACGACGTGGTAAAATTTATCTGGGGTCCAGAGTATAAGACCATACCTAAGCCCGATGCCCTTATGGGCTCTTTGAACATAGGAACTACAGTGGTTCCGACTTACAATGTTTTCATCATAGTAGTTGGCTTACTTGTTGTTTTGTTCGCGTGGTACTTTCTCACGAAAACGGACAAAGGAAAAATGGTGAGGGCTTCGTCTCTCGACAGAAACATGCTTGGTCTGCTCGGAACGAATGTACCCATGATCATGACGCTCGTTTTTGGAGTGGCAACGGCCATGGGCGGACTCGCAGGGATTCTGGCGGCACCGCTCCGAACCGTTACACCCGGCGCTGGAGTTGAAGTGATTATTGACTCTATGATCGTAGTAGTAATCGGTGGTTTCGGCAATTTCTGGGGTGCCCTGCTGGGCGCTTTAATTATTGGTGAAGTTCTCTCTTTCGGAATTCTCTGGATGCCGGAATTGGCTACCGTCCTTACCTTTATCGTTATGATTATAGTCTTGATCGTGAAACCCGAAGGACTTCTTGCGAAAAAGATGGTGGGGAGGAAATAG
- a CDS encoding branched-chain amino acid ABC transporter permease, with the protein MKKLKDYLPWIAYFVFFLGILIVNPGTHYIHLVSRVIIFSLYAVAFNLLFGTTGLVSFGHALFYGIGAYITGMLVKATGPEYFLLFIVLGAAGAAFVSVFIGLLTLRLTGVYFTMLTLAFAQLVWGLTFKLYHFTGGDDGIQAIAKPAMLTGGVTKYYLFSFVVVTICMYILWRIRKSPFGSVLNCIRQNPQRITFLGLNVYKNQLKAFVISAFFAGVAGGLYAGLDGSIHPDMLHWPTSGNAILMATIGGMGTFFGPVIGAAILTGLEEIVGKYTEYWSFSIGVVVLIVVLLFPRGVLGIKRLAGNKNKEEKETEVVCNS; encoded by the coding sequence GTGAAAAAATTAAAAGACTATCTGCCCTGGATAGCATATTTTGTATTTTTTCTTGGAATACTTATTGTAAATCCTGGTACACATTATATCCACCTCGTTTCAAGGGTTATTATTTTCAGTCTTTATGCCGTAGCCTTTAATCTTTTATTTGGAACAACGGGGCTTGTATCATTCGGGCATGCGCTTTTTTACGGGATAGGCGCCTATATTACCGGTATGCTTGTCAAGGCAACAGGCCCGGAATATTTTCTCCTTTTCATAGTACTCGGGGCAGCAGGCGCCGCTTTTGTCTCTGTTTTCATCGGTCTTTTAACCCTCAGGTTAACGGGCGTCTACTTTACTATGCTTACGTTGGCCTTTGCTCAACTGGTATGGGGTCTTACCTTTAAACTTTATCACTTCACAGGTGGCGACGACGGTATACAGGCAATAGCCAAACCTGCCATGCTCACCGGAGGTGTAACAAAATACTATCTCTTCAGTTTTGTAGTGGTCACTATCTGCATGTATATTTTGTGGAGGATACGGAAGTCCCCATTCGGATCTGTTCTCAACTGTATAAGGCAGAATCCTCAAAGGATAACGTTCCTCGGCTTGAATGTATATAAAAATCAGCTCAAGGCGTTTGTTATATCGGCCTTCTTTGCAGGGGTAGCAGGCGGGCTTTATGCCGGTCTTGATGGAAGTATCCATCCTGATATGCTGCACTGGCCAACATCAGGCAATGCGATCCTCATGGCAACGATCGGTGGTATGGGTACATTCTTCGGTCCTGTCATAGGTGCGGCGATCCTTACGGGATTGGAAGAAATAGTCGGGAAATACACTGAATACTGGTCATTCAGTATCGGTGTGGTAGTGCTTATTGTTGTCCTTCTGTTCCCAAGAGGTGTACTGGGGATTAAACGTTTGGCTGGCAACAAGAACAAAGAGGAAAAGGAGACAGAAGTTGTCTGTAATTCTTGA
- a CDS encoding 4-hydroxyphenylacetate 3-hydroxylase family protein has product MPLMTSSEYIESLRKQKKRIFLAGEVIDNYVDHPIIRPSINACAMTYELSHQPEYEELLTTASSLTGNRINRFTHLHQSADDLVKKVKMQRLLGQKTGCCFQRCVGFDGFNAVDSVTFEMDQESGTEYNKRFREYLKYVQENDLVVDGAMTDTKGNRRLAPSDQEDPDQFVHVVERKKDGIVVRGAKAHQTGAINSHEILVMPTQTMREQDKDYAVSFAVPADARGILYIYGRQSCDTRRLEEGDVDVGNAMFGGQEALIVFSDVFVPWERVFMCGEYKYSGALVERFAGYHRQSYGGCKSGVGDVLIGAAQAVMKMQGLEKASHIKEKLIEMIHLNETIYSCGIACSAEGKPTTSGTYLIDLMLANICKLNVTRFPYEISRLAQDIAGGLLVTLPSEKDFAHPEAGPLLEKYFRSASAYSTEDRSRIQRLIENLTLGMGAVGYLTESMHGAGSPQAQKIMIGRLANLDYKEQIARELAGVKKGN; this is encoded by the coding sequence ATGCCTCTCATGACAAGCAGTGAATATATTGAAAGCTTGAGGAAGCAGAAAAAACGTATTTTCCTGGCGGGTGAAGTAATAGATAACTATGTTGATCATCCGATTATCAGACCATCGATAAACGCCTGTGCTATGACCTATGAATTAAGCCACCAGCCTGAGTACGAAGAATTATTAACTACGGCCTCAAGTCTGACGGGAAATCGGATTAACCGTTTCACCCATCTCCATCAAAGTGCAGACGATCTTGTCAAAAAGGTGAAGATGCAGAGGCTTCTCGGTCAGAAAACGGGCTGCTGTTTTCAGAGGTGCGTCGGTTTTGACGGGTTTAATGCTGTTGATTCCGTTACCTTTGAGATGGATCAGGAGTCAGGGACCGAATATAACAAACGGTTTCGCGAATATCTGAAATATGTTCAAGAGAATGATCTGGTTGTTGACGGAGCTATGACCGATACAAAAGGCAACAGAAGGCTTGCACCCTCAGACCAGGAAGACCCTGATCAGTTTGTCCATGTTGTCGAAAGAAAGAAAGACGGCATCGTTGTGAGGGGGGCCAAGGCCCACCAGACAGGAGCGATTAATTCTCATGAGATCCTTGTTATGCCCACACAAACCATGAGAGAGCAAGATAAGGATTATGCCGTCTCTTTTGCTGTACCGGCTGATGCCCGGGGTATTCTCTATATTTACGGCAGACAGTCATGCGATACGCGAAGGCTGGAAGAAGGCGACGTTGATGTCGGGAACGCCATGTTTGGCGGGCAGGAGGCCTTGATTGTATTCAGCGATGTCTTTGTGCCCTGGGAAAGGGTTTTCATGTGTGGAGAGTACAAGTATTCCGGCGCCCTTGTTGAGCGGTTTGCAGGGTATCACAGGCAGAGCTACGGCGGCTGTAAAAGCGGTGTAGGAGATGTGCTCATCGGCGCAGCACAGGCAGTTATGAAGATGCAGGGACTTGAAAAGGCATCACACATAAAGGAAAAACTCATTGAGATGATCCATCTCAATGAAACTATTTATTCATGCGGTATTGCATGTTCAGCGGAAGGGAAGCCCACCACATCGGGAACATACCTCATCGATTTAATGCTGGCGAACATCTGTAAGTTGAACGTAACCCGTTTCCCCTATGAGATTTCACGGCTGGCACAGGATATTGCCGGCGGTTTACTCGTCACACTGCCATCTGAAAAAGATTTTGCGCACCCGGAAGCTGGTCCTTTGCTGGAAAAATATTTCAGGAGCGCTTCTGCATACAGCACAGAGGACCGTTCCAGGATACAGCGCTTGATAGAAAACCTTACCCTCGGTATGGGTGCCGTCGGGTATCTTACTGAATCAATGCATGGAGCAGGTTCACCACAGGCCCAAAAGATAATGATTGGAAGGCTGGCAAATCTCGATTACAAGGAACAGATAGCAAGGGAACTGGCAGGAGTGAAGAAAGGCAATTAA
- a CDS encoding ABC transporter substrate-binding protein, whose translation MKRKLISLLLILAVLAPLTAVYGAETIKIGALYTMTGRGGQYGKDSEVAIKIALDEVNAKGLPGGAKLDVIITDDKNPQYAVSVAKRYITDEKCKFLFGIISTGIGLAVTEVSKEYKVIFVGTDHAGTDLTANKFQKYYFRTSNNTFQSMMAGAYYLKDEVKNWKKIAYIGPDYAYGRDQLMELKWGLDKLGVKYQLVGEYWPKLYEPDYTSYITAIIKAAPDILVNGMWGGDTVSFIKQAKPYKLFEKMKYFHVDAGGNYEALAALGADMPEGIIMSARHHNNWPETSANKAYVQKFYKAAGRYPSYAAEGAYVGIHVIAEAIRKVGNANDTEALVKAMEGMKIQTPEDPPGFISYIDPKTHQIVQVQAIGTTVKNDKFPPAKYMLGNFKVYPADKLWPSFEYIDYMTKVKGK comes from the coding sequence ATGAAACGCAAGCTCATTTCGTTATTGCTTATTTTAGCAGTATTGGCCCCTCTTACAGCCGTTTATGGTGCCGAAACAATCAAGATCGGTGCGCTTTACACCATGACAGGCCGTGGAGGACAGTATGGCAAGGACTCAGAGGTTGCCATCAAGATTGCACTGGATGAAGTGAATGCAAAGGGGTTGCCGGGGGGCGCCAAGTTAGATGTGATAATTACCGATGACAAAAACCCCCAGTATGCTGTCAGTGTGGCGAAACGCTATATTACGGATGAAAAGTGTAAATTTCTTTTTGGTATCATCTCTACTGGTATTGGTCTTGCGGTCACAGAAGTGAGCAAAGAGTATAAAGTAATCTTTGTGGGCACTGACCATGCCGGAACAGACTTGACTGCCAACAAATTCCAGAAATATTATTTCAGAACCAGCAACAACACCTTCCAGTCTATGATGGCAGGGGCATACTACCTGAAAGACGAAGTGAAGAACTGGAAAAAGATTGCCTATATCGGCCCTGATTATGCCTATGGTCGTGACCAGTTGATGGAATTGAAATGGGGTTTGGATAAATTAGGCGTTAAGTATCAGCTTGTTGGTGAATACTGGCCGAAACTCTACGAACCCGATTATACGTCTTATATAACTGCTATTATTAAGGCAGCCCCTGATATTCTTGTTAACGGCATGTGGGGCGGAGATACAGTTTCCTTTATTAAACAGGCAAAACCATACAAACTTTTTGAAAAAATGAAATATTTCCATGTAGATGCAGGCGGAAATTATGAAGCGCTTGCAGCCCTTGGAGCTGATATGCCTGAAGGGATCATTATGTCTGCCCGTCACCACAATAACTGGCCCGAAACATCGGCTAACAAGGCCTATGTGCAAAAATTCTATAAAGCAGCCGGCAGGTATCCATCATACGCAGCGGAAGGCGCCTATGTGGGTATCCATGTGATCGCTGAGGCGATAAGAAAGGTTGGCAATGCAAACGATACAGAAGCCCTGGTTAAAGCTATGGAAGGCATGAAGATCCAGACTCCGGAAGATCCACCAGGATTTATCTCCTATATCGATCCAAAGACACACCAGATCGTTCAAGTCCAGGCGATTGGCACGACAGTAAAGAATGACAAATTCCCGCCGGCAAAGTATATGTTGGGTAACTTTAAAGTGTACCCTGCTGACAAACTGTGGCCAAGTTTTGAATACATTGACTATATGACAAAAGTGAAAGGTAAATAA
- a CDS encoding ABC transporter ATP-binding protein, which translates to MSVILEIKNLDKHFGGIHVTNHVNISVKKGEMSAIIGPNGAGKTTFFNLITGFIPSDDGSVVYEDQDITKERPEKIVKLGMVRAFQVSSLFLEETVFDNVYLAALANFRKNAKIFADRMAFKDAREHTEFILDKIGLSHCKELKASELSHGDTKILDIAIALTLNPKILLLDEPTAGMAPDERIKMMHLLKELHKFFQLTTIFIEHDMDMVFGIAETIRVLVQGQLIAEGPPDYIRNHETVIEAYLGKEVL; encoded by the coding sequence TTGTCTGTAATTCTTGAAATTAAAAATCTTGACAAACATTTCGGCGGCATTCATGTGACGAACCATGTAAACATCAGTGTCAAAAAAGGCGAGATGTCCGCAATTATCGGGCCTAACGGGGCCGGGAAAACAACCTTTTTCAATCTTATAACGGGTTTTATCCCCTCTGATGACGGGAGCGTTGTATACGAAGATCAGGATATAACAAAGGAAAGACCGGAAAAAATAGTAAAACTTGGGATGGTCCGCGCCTTTCAGGTATCGAGCCTTTTTCTCGAGGAAACGGTCTTTGATAATGTATATCTGGCAGCACTTGCTAATTTCAGAAAGAATGCAAAGATTTTTGCCGACAGAATGGCTTTCAAGGATGCCCGCGAACATACGGAGTTTATCCTTGATAAAATCGGGCTTTCCCATTGCAAAGAGCTGAAGGCTTCAGAATTATCACACGGAGATACGAAGATTCTTGATATCGCAATAGCATTAACATTGAACCCGAAAATATTGCTGCTCGATGAGCCGACTGCAGGTATGGCGCCTGATGAGCGGATAAAGATGATGCACCTCCTGAAAGAACTCCATAAATTTTTCCAGTTAACGACGATTTTTATCGAGCATGATATGGATATGGTTTTCGGTATCGCTGAAACGATCAGGGTATTGGTGCAGGGGCAGCTTATCGCCGAAGGACCACCCGATTACATACGCAACCACGAAACTGTAATTGAAGCCTATCTCGGGAAAGAGGTGTTGTGA
- a CDS encoding ABC transporter ATP-binding protein, which translates to MSDFLVAENINSYYGKSHILFDVSFIAHEGETLCLMGRNGAGKSTTFKSLVMDIVPKKGKVYFKGQDITGMKTFKIARLGLGLVPEDRKIFGPLTVKENLTLGTSMGKDRKGIWNLDLVYEFFPVLKDFQSRAGGTLSGGEQQMLTIARTLMGNPLVLLLDEPTEGLSPVMVKNLKDLVLKLKEVGTTILLSEQNIKFAIAVSDCVAIIDKGHIRYEADIETFKKDDAIKKQYLAV; encoded by the coding sequence ATGTCCGATTTTTTAGTCGCTGAAAATATCAATTCCTATTACGGAAAAAGCCACATATTGTTCGATGTAAGCTTTATTGCCCACGAAGGTGAGACGCTTTGCCTCATGGGTCGAAACGGTGCAGGTAAGAGCACAACCTTTAAAAGCCTTGTCATGGACATTGTGCCAAAAAAAGGGAAGGTATATTTTAAAGGGCAGGATATTACGGGCATGAAAACGTTTAAGATTGCCCGTCTCGGTCTTGGCCTTGTTCCCGAGGACCGTAAGATTTTCGGGCCTCTCACGGTAAAAGAAAATTTGACCCTGGGTACCTCAATGGGTAAAGACAGAAAAGGTATCTGGAACCTTGATCTGGTGTATGAGTTTTTCCCTGTTCTGAAGGATTTTCAGTCCAGGGCGGGCGGAACGTTATCCGGTGGTGAGCAGCAGATGCTCACCATAGCGAGAACCCTCATGGGGAACCCGTTGGTGCTCCTCCTTGATGAACCCACCGAAGGGTTGAGCCCCGTCATGGTAAAAAATTTGAAAGACCTCGTTCTGAAACTGAAAGAGGTAGGGACTACGATACTGCTTTCAGAACAAAACATCAAATTCGCCATTGCTGTTTCAGATTGTGTTGCCATCATCGACAAAGGTCACATCAGGTATGAAGCGGACATTGAAACATTCAAAAAAGACGACGCCATAAAGAAACAGTATCTGGCAGTTTAA
- a CDS encoding sigma 54-interacting transcriptional regulator — protein MEKLRKHIKKFAKDLEAIIENTYDGLYITDGDANTLMINQAYERIAGIKREEVLGKNMRDLVASGVIDRSVSVEVIEKKKLVTIMQELRNGKKVLVTGSPVFDKDNGTIVLVVTNVRDITELMELKDKLHERTLEANHYLAELDKMKILQQQKIKFATKSKKILEILELAIKAAQFDSNILITGESGVGKGLMTRLIHESSSRKGQPFIVINCAGIPEDLFESELFGYDPGAFSGASTKGKKGLLEVADKGSVFLDEIGDMSLRLQSKLLRVIEEKEMTRLGSTKTVKLNIRIISATNQDMAALIEHKKFRQDLYFRLNTISFVIPPLRERTEDIIPLIQYFTERLNERYNMKKHFNPQTTQLLMLYPFPGNVRELSNIIEQAFLISKNDLIDVEDLPLQVRGAVDSQRIFIDSGNRSYNEIVNLMEYRVLKNAIEKYGSTHKVAKNLKISQSTIVRKMKKLNIRPSDAD, from the coding sequence ATGGAAAAACTCAGAAAACATATTAAGAAATTTGCAAAAGACCTCGAAGCTATCATAGAAAATACCTATGACGGGCTTTATATCACGGATGGCGATGCCAATACTCTTATGATAAACCAGGCCTACGAGAGGATAGCTGGTATCAAGCGTGAAGAGGTGCTCGGCAAAAACATGAGGGACCTTGTTGCCTCAGGTGTAATTGACCGTTCCGTGAGTGTGGAGGTAATTGAAAAGAAGAAACTGGTTACCATTATGCAGGAATTGAGGAATGGGAAAAAGGTGCTTGTAACAGGTAGTCCCGTTTTTGATAAAGACAACGGCACGATTGTCCTCGTTGTGACGAATGTAAGGGATATCACGGAACTCATGGAGTTAAAAGACAAGCTGCATGAGCGGACACTTGAAGCGAACCATTATCTGGCAGAGCTTGACAAGATGAAGATCCTTCAGCAGCAGAAGATAAAATTTGCAACAAAGAGTAAAAAGATTCTTGAAATTCTGGAATTGGCAATAAAGGCCGCCCAATTTGATTCAAATATTTTGATAACGGGTGAATCCGGTGTGGGCAAAGGGCTCATGACGAGGCTTATCCATGAATCAAGCAGCAGAAAAGGCCAGCCATTTATCGTGATTAACTGTGCCGGCATCCCCGAAGACCTCTTTGAAAGTGAGCTCTTCGGCTACGACCCCGGTGCTTTCTCCGGTGCGAGTACGAAAGGGAAAAAGGGACTTCTTGAGGTGGCCGATAAGGGCTCGGTTTTTCTGGATGAAATAGGTGATATGAGCCTGAGACTCCAGTCAAAACTATTACGTGTTATTGAAGAGAAAGAGATGACGAGGCTTGGCTCCACGAAAACAGTAAAGCTTAATATAAGGATTATATCTGCCACGAACCAGGATATGGCCGCCCTTATTGAGCATAAGAAGTTCAGGCAGGATTTATATTTCCGCCTTAATACCATTTCTTTTGTGATCCCGCCATTACGGGAGCGCACCGAAGATATAATACCCCTGATACAATATTTCACCGAACGGCTTAATGAGCGGTACAATATGAAAAAACATTTTAATCCTCAGACTACGCAGTTGCTCATGCTTTATCCATTCCCCGGTAATGTGAGGGAGCTTTCCAACATTATCGAGCAGGCGTTTCTGATCAGTAAAAATGACCTGATAGATGTTGAGGATCTCCCTCTTCAGGTGAGGGGCGCCGTGGATTCGCAACGCATCTTCATAGATAGTGGAAACAGGTCGTATAACGAAATCGTGAACCTCATGGAGTACAGGGTTCTCAAGAATGCAATCGAGAAATACGGGAGCACCCATAAGGTTGCAAAAAATCTGAAAATCAGCCAGAGCACGATTGTCCGCAAGATGAAAAAATTGAATATCAGGCCATCCGATGCAGATTAG